A stretch of the Aegilops tauschii subsp. strangulata cultivar AL8/78 chromosome 4, Aet v6.0, whole genome shotgun sequence genome encodes the following:
- the LOC109735070 gene encoding uncharacterized protein, protein MSFTAVVSFAYVHRIEQGGPVRSSPRVSLAYDRCISSTTATRPGRPRPPDLVHENRGTSGSTKQVWGLLDKTRSTADSGDVDEGNLMDEEFDSESDA, encoded by the exons ATGAGCTTCACCGCCGTCGTCTCCTTCGCCTACGTGCATCGAATCGAGCAGGGAGGCCCCGTACGCTCGTCCCCGCGCGTCTCCCTCGCCTACGACCGCTGCATCTCGTCGACGACCGCGACGCGTCCGGGCCGCCCTCGACCTCCTGACCTCGTCCACGAGAACCGGG ggacaagtggtagtacaaagcaagtatgggggttactggacaagactcgatctacggccgactcaggag atgttgacgaaggcaatctcatggatgaagagtttgatagtgagtccgacgcctag